A section of the Kribbella voronezhensis genome encodes:
- a CDS encoding LLM class flavin-dependent oxidoreductase → MTVTFGLKTTPMHVPYADIRRVWLEADQAPQIRDAWLWDHYLPLAGPKDGEIYEGWTLLTALAAQTTRLRFGLLVTSNRIRPPAVLGKIATTLDVISGGRLVMGLGAGGTHQPAGLSGIPGPNPAIEEYAAYGLTLVPPGEGVDRLRETIQILRGMWTQDVFDFHGRYYTLEQNRNEPKPIQRPGPPLLIGGWGNRMLRLVAEYADSWNIGGPPHTDFDTLADRLRRLDTECERIGRDPATISRSLQQIVSYSDPAETRAIVRKAIALGFDHIVLSLPRPYPDRAVDWLIKEIIDPTS, encoded by the coding sequence ATGACTGTGACCTTCGGCTTGAAGACGACCCCGATGCATGTCCCGTACGCCGATATCCGGCGCGTCTGGCTCGAAGCCGACCAGGCCCCGCAGATCCGGGACGCGTGGCTGTGGGACCACTACCTCCCGCTGGCCGGCCCGAAGGACGGCGAGATCTACGAGGGCTGGACACTGCTGACCGCACTCGCCGCACAGACCACGCGCCTCCGCTTCGGCCTGCTCGTGACCAGCAACCGCATCCGCCCGCCGGCCGTGCTCGGCAAGATCGCCACCACCCTCGACGTCATCTCCGGCGGCAGGCTCGTCATGGGTCTCGGCGCCGGCGGCACCCATCAGCCGGCGGGTCTGAGCGGAATCCCCGGCCCCAACCCGGCCATCGAGGAGTACGCCGCCTACGGGCTGACGCTCGTGCCGCCAGGTGAAGGCGTCGACAGGCTTCGCGAGACCATCCAGATCCTGCGCGGGATGTGGACCCAGGACGTGTTCGATTTCCACGGCCGCTACTACACCCTCGAGCAGAACCGGAACGAGCCGAAGCCGATCCAGCGACCCGGCCCGCCGCTTCTCATCGGCGGCTGGGGCAACCGGATGCTGCGACTCGTCGCGGAGTACGCCGACAGCTGGAACATCGGCGGCCCGCCACACACCGACTTCGACACACTCGCCGACCGGCTACGACGGCTCGACACAGAATGCGAGCGGATCGGCCGGGACCCCGCGACGATCAGCCGGTCGCTGCAACAAATCGTCTCGTACTCCGACCCGGCGGAGACGCGCGCGATCGTCCGCAAGGCAATTGCACTGGGCTTCGATCACATCGTCCTCTCACTCCCCCGCCCGTACCCCGACCGCGCCGTCGACTGGCTGATCAAGGAAATCATCGACCCAACCTCCTGA
- a CDS encoding MarR family winged helix-turn-helix transcriptional regulator, whose translation MVSDRLGYLLKHVLAELTDAQAAALAPQGINGRDLAVLSAVASGEPLSQLEVAARLRVDRTSIGDLLDGLEERGLVERRRSTEDRRRNVVVLTAQGESTFEAAERIRLDVERDFLAALPHPARFRKDLRLLLGE comes from the coding sequence ATGGTGTCCGACCGGTTGGGGTATCTGCTCAAACACGTGCTGGCCGAGCTCACCGACGCCCAGGCGGCCGCACTTGCGCCACAGGGGATCAACGGCCGCGATCTCGCCGTACTCTCGGCCGTCGCGTCGGGGGAGCCGCTGTCACAGCTGGAGGTCGCCGCGCGGCTCCGGGTCGACCGGACCTCGATCGGCGACCTGCTGGACGGGTTGGAAGAACGAGGCCTCGTCGAGCGCCGACGCAGTACGGAGGACCGCCGCCGCAATGTGGTCGTGCTGACCGCGCAAGGCGAGTCCACGTTCGAAGCAGCCGAACGAATCCGCCTGGACGTCGAGCGCGACTTCTTAGCCGCCCTCCCGCACCCCGCCCGCTTCCGCAAGGACCTACGCCTACTACTCGGCGAATAA
- a CDS encoding dienelactone hydrolase family protein gives MAGNSRLGCGGGLGDIVNDGVDALLGELRVRAGVARGSVSRAGRLGFLRSLVDPFERLSEPELSVVERVPCDGYRRDRVELEVLPGIRFGAYVLVPDGIRAPSPGVLAVHGHGYGSRQIIGLGADDSSDADGNDLYGRFAVQLVRRGLVVIAPDVVGFGERMTDVDRAYDSAAPSSCYRLSMELMMSGYTLTGLRIAELLGVLDAVAAHPDIDRDRIGIFGHSGGSLWSMIAMALDERIRAGVLCGFANTFADSFLAVHHCACNFVPGLLTVAEQPDLLALLAPRPLFLESGAEDPIFPASGFRSAVESVSAVYTDLEAADCFRSDLVPGVEHAVSGRLSYDWLAETLTGPGTAPTL, from the coding sequence GTGGCGGGGAATTCGCGTCTAGGATGCGGTGGTGGTTTGGGGGACATCGTGAACGACGGAGTCGACGCTCTGCTGGGCGAGTTGAGGGTGCGCGCCGGGGTGGCGCGGGGGTCGGTGTCGCGAGCGGGGCGGCTTGGGTTCCTGCGGTCGTTGGTGGATCCGTTCGAGCGCCTCTCGGAGCCGGAGTTGTCGGTGGTCGAGCGGGTGCCGTGTGACGGCTATCGGCGTGACCGGGTGGAGCTCGAGGTGCTGCCGGGGATTCGGTTCGGGGCTTACGTTCTGGTGCCGGACGGGATACGTGCGCCGTCGCCCGGGGTGTTGGCCGTGCACGGGCATGGCTATGGCAGCCGTCAGATCATCGGCCTGGGAGCCGACGACAGCTCTGATGCCGATGGCAACGATCTCTACGGCCGGTTCGCTGTGCAGCTTGTCCGCAGAGGATTGGTCGTCATCGCTCCCGACGTGGTGGGATTTGGTGAGCGGATGACCGACGTCGACCGGGCTTACGACTCGGCGGCGCCCAGTTCTTGTTATCGGCTCTCGATGGAGCTGATGATGAGCGGCTACACCCTCACGGGCTTGCGAATCGCAGAGTTGCTGGGGGTGCTCGACGCGGTCGCGGCACACCCCGACATCGATCGCGACCGGATCGGAATCTTCGGTCACTCAGGTGGCTCACTGTGGTCGATGATCGCGATGGCGCTCGACGAGCGAATCCGGGCCGGCGTTCTCTGCGGCTTCGCCAACACCTTTGCGGACAGCTTCCTGGCCGTGCACCACTGCGCGTGCAACTTCGTTCCCGGCCTGCTCACCGTGGCCGAGCAGCCCGACCTTCTCGCCTTACTCGCACCTCGGCCGCTCTTCCTCGAGTCGGGCGCAGAGGACCCCATCTTCCCCGCTTCCGGCTTTCGGTCGGCCGTGGAGTCGGTATCGGCGGTCTATACCGACCTCGAAGCAGCCGACTGCTTCCGGAGCGATCTGGTGCCTGGGGTCGAGCACGCAGTCAGCGGCCGCCTCTCCTATGACTGGCTGGCCGAAACGCTGACCGGACCAGGAACGGCGCCCACGCTTTGA
- a CDS encoding nuclear transport factor 2 family protein, whose translation MAETRDEVVAAALERADALARRDAERLLALLHPDFHWTSHRGEQFDRERYVASNTSGPLVWHTQVLTDIEVVVVAGDAAVLRCVVTDQVDSGSGVESFRMPMTQTWVLVAGRWVCLAGHAGPRLATA comes from the coding sequence GTGGCGGAGACTAGGGACGAGGTCGTGGCTGCTGCGCTCGAACGAGCGGACGCGTTGGCGCGAAGGGATGCTGAGCGGTTGCTGGCACTGCTCCATCCTGACTTCCACTGGACATCGCATCGCGGTGAACAGTTCGATCGCGAGCGGTACGTCGCGTCCAACACGTCCGGACCTTTGGTCTGGCATACCCAGGTACTGACCGACATCGAGGTCGTCGTCGTGGCCGGCGACGCCGCCGTACTGCGTTGTGTCGTGACAGATCAGGTCGATTCAGGGTCCGGAGTCGAATCCTTCCGGATGCCGATGACCCAGACGTGGGTCCTGGTGGCCGGCCGCTGGGTCTGCCTGGCCGGTCATGCCGGGCCGCGCCTGGCGACGGCCTGA
- a CDS encoding oxidoreductase, translating to MTDHLKHPALQPVRIGPHALPNRLVVAPMTRTSATPDGIPTAEMAQYYADFAAGGFGVILSEGTYTDTEYSQGYLNQPGLASEEHVAGWRDVTEQVHAAGGRIFAQLMHAGALSQGNPYRSDTTGPSAVQPLGEMMPDYGGSGPWPVPHELTKHDLDAVVEGFVAAALAAVRAGFDGVEVHAANGYLLDQFLTDYTNQRTDEYGGPVANRIRLTARVTAAIVDALPAGLPVGVRLSQTKVNDLVYRWPGGAADAEVVFPAVAGAGATYLHLASEGRDWLETSTLPDGRTITGLARRLTGLPVIANGGMHDPAQAAQVLADGHADLVSVARGALVNPDLPKRLAEGSQLRVFDRNMLHPDVTLATARAWQAVRS from the coding sequence ATGACCGACCACCTGAAGCATCCCGCACTCCAACCGGTGCGGATCGGGCCGCACGCGTTGCCGAACAGGCTCGTGGTCGCCCCGATGACCCGCACCTCGGCCACGCCCGACGGCATTCCGACCGCCGAGATGGCGCAGTACTACGCCGACTTCGCGGCCGGCGGCTTCGGCGTGATCCTGTCCGAGGGCACCTACACCGACACGGAGTACAGCCAGGGATACCTGAACCAGCCGGGACTGGCCAGCGAAGAACACGTCGCCGGTTGGCGCGACGTCACCGAGCAGGTCCACGCTGCCGGCGGCCGCATTTTCGCGCAGTTGATGCACGCGGGCGCGCTGTCCCAGGGCAATCCGTACCGCTCGGACACCACGGGTCCGTCGGCGGTCCAGCCACTCGGCGAGATGATGCCGGACTACGGCGGCAGTGGTCCATGGCCGGTCCCGCACGAACTGACCAAGCACGACCTGGACGCTGTCGTGGAAGGCTTCGTCGCCGCGGCGCTTGCCGCAGTACGGGCTGGTTTCGACGGCGTCGAGGTACACGCGGCGAACGGGTATCTGCTCGACCAGTTCCTCACCGACTACACGAACCAGCGCACCGACGAGTACGGCGGTCCGGTGGCCAACCGGATCCGCCTGACCGCCCGGGTGACGGCGGCCATCGTCGACGCGCTGCCGGCCGGGCTTCCTGTCGGGGTCCGACTGTCGCAGACGAAGGTGAACGACCTGGTCTACCGCTGGCCGGGCGGAGCAGCCGATGCCGAGGTCGTGTTTCCCGCGGTCGCCGGGGCCGGCGCGACGTACCTGCACCTGGCCAGCGAGGGACGCGACTGGCTGGAGACCTCGACCCTTCCGGACGGCCGTACCATCACCGGACTGGCCCGCCGGCTGACCGGCTTGCCGGTGATCGCCAACGGCGGCATGCACGACCCGGCGCAGGCCGCGCAGGTGCTGGCCGACGGCCACGCCGACCTGGTGTCGGTCGCTCGCGGTGCCCTGGTGAACCCGGACCTCCCGAAGCGGCTGGCCGAGGGATCGCAGCTGCGCGTCTTCGACCGGAACATGCTCCACCCGGATGTCACCCTCGCGACCGCACGGGCGTGGCAGGCTGTCAGGTCATGA
- a CDS encoding GNAT family N-acetyltransferase: MDWSLEVRVDRRLEEELTEQLVSFNRAASPVVDVRFEPDNLKSEPVQVYAVTGDGSLIGGCVGRVERVWHWLTVDLMWVDRTWAGRGIGSALLAALEHEGRSRGCRWSDVTTFDFQAPDFYRKQGYKEYGVKHNYPPGHSNHFLRKDL, encoded by the coding sequence GTGGACTGGTCGTTGGAGGTTCGGGTCGATCGGCGGTTGGAAGAGGAGTTGACCGAGCAACTGGTGTCGTTCAACAGGGCGGCTTCGCCGGTCGTCGACGTGCGGTTCGAGCCGGACAACCTGAAGTCCGAGCCGGTCCAGGTGTACGCCGTGACGGGCGACGGGTCCTTGATCGGCGGGTGCGTCGGCCGGGTCGAGCGGGTCTGGCACTGGCTGACGGTCGACCTGATGTGGGTCGACCGGACCTGGGCGGGACGTGGCATCGGCTCGGCTCTGCTCGCGGCACTGGAACACGAGGGCCGGTCCCGTGGCTGCCGCTGGTCGGACGTCACCACGTTCGACTTCCAGGCCCCCGACTTCTACCGCAAACAGGGCTATAAGGAGTACGGCGTCAAACACAACTACCCGCCCGGCCACTCCAACCACTTCCTCCGCAAGGACCTCTGA
- a CDS encoding DUF1989 domain-containing protein, translating to MRSAAVPTLVPARSGRAVRVARGEYIRVTDVEGGQVGDLFAFVAGDPSGGYLSASHTRTATGRMFPAVNETFVTDRRRPMLTLVDDTSPGHHDLLIAACDPQRYAELGVPDHPSCTTNLITALATMGLAAPVVPQPVNVFMRVQADADGRLDWLPAATSAGDSITFRAELDCVVVLSACPQDLTVINGKNPTALALDVLEEIR from the coding sequence ATGAGATCAGCTGCTGTACCGACTCTTGTTCCCGCGCGTTCGGGGCGCGCGGTGCGAGTTGCGCGGGGTGAGTACATCCGGGTGACCGATGTGGAAGGTGGGCAGGTCGGTGACCTGTTCGCCTTCGTGGCCGGCGATCCGTCGGGCGGGTATCTCAGCGCCTCGCATACCCGGACCGCCACCGGCCGCATGTTCCCGGCGGTGAACGAGACCTTTGTGACCGACCGGCGGCGGCCGATGCTGACCCTGGTCGATGACACGTCGCCCGGGCATCACGATCTGCTGATCGCTGCCTGCGACCCGCAGCGGTACGCCGAGCTGGGCGTGCCCGACCACCCGTCCTGCACAACGAACCTGATCACCGCGCTGGCGACGATGGGCCTCGCCGCGCCGGTCGTTCCCCAGCCGGTGAACGTGTTCATGCGGGTTCAGGCCGACGCGGACGGCCGGCTCGACTGGTTGCCGGCGGCCACCAGTGCCGGAGACAGCATCACCTTCCGCGCTGAGCTCGACTGCGTCGTCGTGCTGTCCGCCTGTCCCCAGGACCTGACCGTGATCAACGGCAAGAACCCCACCGCCCTCGCACTCGATGTACTGGAGGAGATCCGATGA
- a CDS encoding polysaccharide deacetylase family protein, with translation MSPSWSDGAAAVAALTFDVDAETPVLARGRRYAEHVSTMSHQAYGPDVGVPRILDLLDELEVAATFFVPGWVAEQRPGLAASIVERGHEVAHHSYSHRPPTSLTGQEERDDFERALAVFDAQGIEVFGHRAALWEATTRTAELIAEHGLLYDSSLMGDDRPYLLQAGGVVELPVHWSLDDWEQYAFLPEPDIGSVIESPRKVLELWKAELDGMRFYRCLFTLCLHPFLSGRPGRLMAVRELIEYARSCGDVSFARCRDIAVRAQADDTLPVRPVSVPHASRDVYPD, from the coding sequence ATGAGCCCCAGCTGGTCCGACGGCGCCGCGGCGGTGGCCGCCCTGACCTTCGACGTCGACGCGGAGACGCCGGTACTGGCCCGCGGCCGGCGCTACGCCGAGCACGTCTCGACCATGTCTCACCAGGCGTACGGTCCGGACGTCGGCGTACCGCGGATCCTCGACCTGCTGGACGAGCTCGAGGTCGCGGCGACCTTCTTCGTCCCTGGCTGGGTCGCCGAGCAACGCCCGGGCCTCGCCGCCTCGATCGTCGAGCGCGGGCACGAGGTGGCACATCACTCGTACAGCCATCGGCCGCCGACGTCGTTGACCGGCCAGGAGGAGCGTGACGACTTCGAGCGGGCGCTGGCGGTGTTCGATGCCCAAGGCATCGAGGTGTTCGGGCACCGTGCCGCCCTGTGGGAGGCGACCACGCGGACCGCGGAACTGATCGCCGAGCATGGCTTGCTGTACGACTCGTCGTTGATGGGCGACGACCGGCCGTACCTGCTGCAGGCGGGCGGAGTGGTCGAGCTGCCGGTGCACTGGTCGCTGGACGACTGGGAGCAGTACGCGTTCCTGCCGGAGCCGGACATCGGTTCGGTGATCGAGTCGCCGCGCAAGGTTCTGGAGCTGTGGAAGGCCGAGCTCGACGGCATGCGGTTCTATCGGTGCCTGTTCACGCTCTGCCTGCATCCGTTCCTGTCCGGCCGGCCTGGTCGCTTGATGGCGGTGCGGGAGCTGATCGAGTACGCCCGGTCGTGCGGCGACGTGAGCTTTGCCCGGTGCCGCGACATCGCCGTACGGGCGCAGGCGGACGACACGCTGCCGGTGCGGCCGGTGTCCGTGCCGCATGCGAGTCGGGACGTCTACCCGGACTGA
- a CDS encoding glycoside hydrolase family 5 protein, translated as MNGRPPHSRTTALRRSLTLLVVMVLALSGIVATSAPAGATTNQFRGMNWAVLGDNFSKGPLVISGLSQNDSNATVRAKANAVYDDMAAVGVNTVRLPINTHTVGTTWWNNYRGAIDAATERGFKVILAYWEDGAASGGKVTDYTAWNTMWSRVTSTYGANTNVYFEPMNEPHGYSSADWRNVAANWLSYHYSAVRSRVLIGGTGYSQDLRDICNDSRFSGTLLSFHYYTFFYGPMTYDAFRSHIQTRLGNCASRAVMTEYGAPMSTGLNYADSGSTDNYVRYLRAVTQVMRDNQMGGTYWPALGGKPTNGGNYDWYSMFALSGSGTNLNLTVRNSSGRDRVRYGWGL; from the coding sequence ATGAACGGAAGACCGCCCCATTCCCGCACCACAGCATTACGCCGATCACTGACCCTGCTGGTGGTGATGGTCCTCGCCCTCAGTGGCATCGTCGCCACCTCGGCGCCGGCCGGCGCCACCACCAACCAGTTCCGCGGTATGAACTGGGCCGTCCTGGGTGACAACTTCAGCAAAGGCCCGCTCGTCATTTCGGGCCTGAGCCAGAACGACAGCAACGCGACCGTACGCGCCAAGGCCAATGCCGTGTACGACGACATGGCAGCGGTGGGCGTCAACACCGTCCGCCTGCCGATCAACACCCACACCGTCGGCACGACCTGGTGGAACAACTACCGGGGCGCCATCGACGCCGCCACCGAGCGCGGGTTCAAGGTCATTCTCGCCTATTGGGAGGACGGTGCCGCCTCGGGCGGCAAGGTCACGGACTACACGGCGTGGAACACGATGTGGTCCCGGGTGACCAGCACCTACGGCGCGAACACCAATGTCTATTTCGAGCCGATGAACGAGCCGCACGGTTACAGTTCGGCGGACTGGCGGAACGTCGCGGCGAACTGGCTCAGCTACCACTATTCGGCGGTGCGCAGCCGGGTGCTCATCGGCGGCACCGGTTACAGCCAGGACCTGCGGGACATCTGCAACGACAGCCGCTTCAGCGGAACGCTGCTCTCCTTCCACTACTACACCTTCTTCTACGGCCCGATGACGTACGACGCTTTCCGCAGCCATATCCAGACCCGGCTCGGAAACTGCGCGTCCCGCGCGGTGATGACCGAGTACGGCGCGCCGATGTCCACCGGTCTCAACTATGCGGATTCGGGCAGCACCGACAACTACGTGCGTTATCTGCGGGCCGTCACCCAGGTCATGCGCGACAATCAGATGGGTGGTACCTATTGGCCCGCACTCGGCGGAAAGCCCACCAATGGCGGCAATTACGACTGGTATTCGATGTTCGCCCTGAGCGGCAGCGGAACCAACCTCAACCTGACCGTCCGCAATTCCTCCGGCCGCGACCGAGTCAGGTACGGCTGGGGATTGTGA
- a CDS encoding epoxide hydrolase family protein: MSIESFRLEVSQDEIDELHRRLELTRWPEELTGVGWAYGVPLKYLQDLVHYWRHEYDWRKAEAQLNEWEQFTTTIDGARIHFAHVRSPEPDATPLLVTHGWPGSIVEFQQIAGPLTDPRRYGGDPADAFSLVMPSIPGFTLSGPTHDTGWEANRVARAFAELMERLGYDRYGVQGGDWGAAISQELGRIQPERVIGVHLNLIPGAGATSEPTEEELAPLDPAERERTWASWHRFEGWLKEKQGYADLQATRPQTVAYALTDSPVGQLAWIAEKFEEWSGSPIDRDHLLTNVSLYWFTRTAGPAARIYYERSHAASSGRPIEASTTPTALADFPDDNFIPLRHIAEKTNNIVRWTSYPRGGHFAALEEPDFLVTDIRAFFRDLAHL, from the coding sequence ATGAGCATCGAATCGTTTCGGCTGGAAGTTTCGCAGGACGAGATCGACGAGCTTCACCGACGTCTCGAGCTGACCCGCTGGCCGGAGGAACTGACCGGCGTCGGGTGGGCGTACGGCGTACCGCTGAAGTACTTGCAGGACCTCGTGCACTACTGGCGGCACGAGTACGACTGGCGGAAGGCTGAGGCGCAGCTCAACGAGTGGGAGCAGTTCACCACCACGATCGACGGTGCCCGCATCCACTTCGCGCACGTCCGATCACCCGAGCCGGACGCGACGCCGCTCCTGGTCACGCACGGCTGGCCCGGCTCGATCGTCGAGTTCCAGCAGATCGCGGGCCCACTGACCGACCCACGCCGGTACGGCGGTGACCCGGCGGACGCGTTCTCTCTGGTGATGCCCAGCATCCCCGGCTTCACGCTCTCGGGACCGACGCACGACACCGGCTGGGAGGCGAACCGGGTCGCGCGCGCCTTCGCCGAGCTGATGGAGCGTCTCGGGTACGACCGGTACGGCGTACAAGGTGGTGACTGGGGTGCGGCGATCTCGCAGGAGCTCGGCAGGATCCAGCCCGAGCGCGTCATCGGCGTACACCTCAACCTCATCCCGGGCGCAGGCGCAACGTCGGAACCGACCGAGGAAGAGCTCGCGCCGCTCGACCCCGCGGAACGCGAACGCACGTGGGCGTCATGGCACCGATTCGAGGGCTGGCTCAAAGAGAAGCAGGGGTACGCCGACCTGCAGGCCACCCGTCCGCAGACAGTCGCCTACGCGTTGACGGACTCCCCTGTCGGGCAACTGGCCTGGATCGCGGAGAAGTTCGAGGAGTGGTCGGGCAGCCCGATCGACCGGGACCACCTGCTCACGAATGTGTCGCTCTACTGGTTCACCAGGACCGCCGGCCCGGCCGCGCGGATCTACTACGAGCGCAGCCATGCCGCGTCTTCGGGCCGGCCGATCGAAGCGTCCACCACACCGACAGCACTCGCGGACTTTCCCGACGACAACTTCATCCCCTTGCGACACATCGCCGAGAAGACGAACAACATCGTCCGCTGGACGAGCTACCCGCGCGGCGGCCATTTCGCGGCCCTGGAAGAACCGGACTTCCTGGTCACGGACATCCGCGCCTTCTTCCGCGATCTCGCACACCTTTGA
- a CDS encoding MFS transporter, which yields MTLQDTTDQVGLSGAAVTFMSIAAALGTSTLYLLQPSVGQVAGSLGSPIGDIGLALACGPIGYLLGLLVLTPLVDRYSPRRVLAAQFLVLAIALGASAMVQDVAVLGLLIAITGTSSVVGSGMSSIVGRLAAPHRRGTILGIVTSGISAGIIAGRIVGGFLADRFGWRVTLLIFAGASAVFALLCARLLTDRQAAVSGSLFTTIRSIPGLFVRYATLRTAALRGALWFFGFCTVWSGLAVALAEPPFNYSPERIGFYGLAGLSGIAATQVAGRWTDRVGARKVILFGLALAVVATIVSAATLHLPAVTMACLALFDAGLFAAQVANQSTVLAIDPSAPARLNGGYMVVYFVGGSLGTAFGPSAVAWFGWGITALTTVAAMLIAALLTILSHASRGGRTKSPVIA from the coding sequence ATGACTCTTCAAGACACCACTGACCAGGTCGGGCTGAGCGGTGCCGCAGTGACCTTCATGTCGATCGCGGCCGCGTTGGGCACCTCTACCCTCTACCTACTTCAGCCCTCGGTCGGGCAGGTGGCCGGCTCGCTCGGTTCGCCGATCGGCGACATCGGCCTGGCGCTGGCCTGTGGGCCGATCGGCTACCTGCTGGGGCTGCTGGTCCTGACCCCTTTGGTGGACCGGTATTCACCCCGCCGGGTGCTGGCGGCGCAGTTTCTCGTGCTCGCCATCGCCCTGGGTGCGAGCGCGATGGTCCAGGATGTCGCGGTGCTGGGGCTGCTGATCGCGATCACCGGTACGAGTTCCGTGGTCGGCTCCGGGATGAGCTCCATCGTCGGGCGGCTGGCAGCGCCGCACCGGCGGGGCACCATCTTGGGGATCGTCACGTCCGGCATCTCGGCCGGGATCATCGCGGGACGGATCGTCGGCGGATTCCTCGCCGACCGGTTCGGATGGCGGGTCACGTTGCTGATCTTCGCCGGCGCGAGCGCCGTGTTCGCACTCTTGTGCGCGCGCTTGCTGACCGACCGGCAGGCCGCGGTTTCCGGGAGCCTGTTCACCACCATCCGTTCCATCCCTGGACTCTTCGTCCGCTACGCGACCCTGCGGACGGCCGCGCTGCGAGGTGCCCTGTGGTTCTTCGGGTTCTGCACCGTCTGGTCGGGCTTGGCCGTGGCTCTCGCGGAGCCGCCGTTCAACTACTCACCAGAGCGCATCGGCTTCTACGGCCTGGCAGGGCTGTCCGGGATCGCAGCCACGCAGGTCGCCGGACGCTGGACCGACCGGGTCGGCGCCCGCAAGGTCATCCTCTTCGGCCTGGCGCTCGCGGTCGTCGCGACGATCGTGAGCGCGGCCACCCTTCACCTTCCGGCTGTGACGATGGCGTGCCTGGCGCTCTTCGACGCCGGCCTGTTCGCGGCTCAGGTGGCGAATCAGAGCACGGTGCTGGCCATCGACCCATCAGCGCCGGCGCGATTGAACGGCGGCTACATGGTGGTGTACTTCGTCGGAGGCAGCCTGGGCACGGCCTTCGGCCCCTCCGCGGTCGCGTGGTTCGGTTGGGGAATCACCGCACTGACCACGGTAGCCGCGATGCTGATCGCGGCCCTCCTGACAATCCTCAGCCACGCCTCAAGAGGCGGCCGGACCAAGTCGCCGGTCATAGCCTGA
- a CDS encoding DUF167 domain-containing protein, with protein MLLRVRPGASRSTVGGRYDGVGGPALVVAVKARAVEGQATKAVLESVATAFGVRRAAVTLVRGATSRDKLVDVAGNEPELRQRLTELLDDNGSH; from the coding sequence GTGCTGCTACGGGTTCGGCCAGGGGCCTCCCGCTCAACAGTCGGCGGCCGGTACGACGGCGTCGGCGGACCGGCTCTCGTCGTCGCCGTCAAAGCTCGCGCAGTGGAAGGGCAGGCGACCAAGGCCGTGCTGGAGTCAGTCGCGACCGCGTTCGGCGTACGACGTGCCGCGGTGACCTTGGTACGCGGCGCCACCAGCCGCGACAAGCTGGTCGACGTCGCCGGCAACGAGCCCGAACTCCGCCAACGCCTCACCGAATTGCTCGACGACAACGGCTCACACTGA
- a CDS encoding GlxA family transcriptional regulator encodes MAHVVALALSEGVPIFELAAPCAIFGEDRSQLTGTDWYTLKVCGPPDAQVDRWFAAATPYTYDDLAVADTVILPACHDAGLRPAADLVDAVRAAADQGARMVSICTGAFVLAAAGVLNGRRAATHWMHAPTLAERHPDVIVDPAPLFIDQGNVLTSAGKSAGTDLCLHLVRKDYGAHIANQVARILVAPPQREGDQRQYVDPRPAPQAGDSIGSTMQWALEHLDEGTTVEQLARHARVSVRTLHRHFVQRTGAKPLEWLNSQRVQRAQQLLETTDLPVERIAGLGGFGTSAALRRHFQDALGTTPDLYRRTFTA; translated from the coding sequence ATGGCCCATGTCGTCGCGCTCGCACTCAGCGAAGGCGTACCGATCTTCGAATTGGCCGCCCCGTGCGCGATCTTCGGCGAAGATCGCAGCCAACTGACCGGCACCGACTGGTACACGCTGAAGGTGTGCGGACCGCCCGACGCGCAGGTCGATCGCTGGTTCGCCGCGGCGACGCCGTACACGTACGACGATCTCGCCGTCGCGGACACCGTCATCCTGCCCGCCTGCCACGACGCGGGTCTGAGGCCGGCCGCCGACCTGGTCGATGCCGTTCGGGCCGCCGCGGACCAGGGCGCCCGGATGGTGTCGATCTGCACCGGCGCCTTCGTCCTCGCCGCCGCGGGCGTGCTGAATGGACGTCGGGCGGCGACGCACTGGATGCATGCCCCGACGCTGGCCGAACGCCACCCCGACGTCATCGTCGATCCGGCACCGCTGTTCATCGACCAGGGCAACGTGCTGACTTCCGCCGGCAAATCAGCCGGTACCGATCTCTGCCTGCACCTGGTGCGCAAGGACTACGGCGCCCATATCGCCAATCAGGTCGCCAGGATCCTGGTCGCACCACCCCAGCGGGAAGGGGATCAGCGGCAGTACGTCGATCCTCGGCCGGCTCCCCAAGCCGGCGACAGCATCGGCTCAACGATGCAGTGGGCGCTCGAGCACCTCGACGAGGGAACGACTGTCGAGCAACTCGCCAGGCATGCTCGGGTCAGCGTCCGCACGTTGCACCGGCACTTCGTTCAGCGGACCGGTGCGAAACCACTGGAGTGGCTGAACAGTCAACGCGTTCAGCGCGCCCAGCAACTCCTCGAAACGACCGACCTGCCGGTCGAACGGATCGCCGGTTTGGGCGGCTTCGGGACCTCGGCCGCCTTGCGCCGGCACTTCCAGGACGCACTCGGCACCACCCCGGACCTCTACCGCAGAACCTTCACTGCCTGA